From Vibrio artabrorum, a single genomic window includes:
- a CDS encoding gamma carbonic anhydrase family protein — translation MSSIRSYKGISPQIGQGVYIDTSSVLVGDIKIGDDSSVWPLVAARGDVNHIHIGERTNIQDGSVLHVTHKNAESPGGYPLLIGNDVTIGHKVMLHGCTIEDRVLVGMGAIVLDGVVIKQEVMIGAGSLVPPNKVLESGYLYVGSPVKQARPLNDKERAFLQKSADNYVQNKNDYLDSVLPV, via the coding sequence ATGAGTTCAATACGCAGTTATAAAGGAATATCCCCTCAGATTGGACAGGGTGTCTATATAGATACAAGTTCGGTCCTGGTTGGTGATATCAAAATCGGTGACGACTCTAGCGTGTGGCCTTTGGTTGCAGCTCGAGGAGATGTGAACCACATTCATATTGGAGAGAGAACGAATATCCAAGATGGCAGTGTTTTGCACGTTACCCATAAGAATGCAGAAAGCCCTGGGGGTTATCCTTTATTAATAGGTAATGATGTCACTATCGGACATAAAGTCATGCTGCATGGCTGTACGATTGAAGATCGTGTACTCGTTGGCATGGGAGCTATCGTGTTGGATGGCGTGGTTATCAAACAAGAAGTGATGATTGGTGCTGGTAGCTTGGTGCCGCCTAACAAGGTACTTGAAAGCGGTTATCTCTATGTAGGGAGCCCGGTCAAACAAGCACGCCCATTAAATGATAAAGAGCGTGCCTTTTTACAGAAGTCTGCTGACAACTATGTGCAGAATAAAAACGACTACCTAGATTCGGTGCTTCCAGTTTAA